Proteins co-encoded in one Yamadazyma tenuis chromosome 1, complete sequence genomic window:
- a CDS encoding uncharacterized protein (EggNog:ENOG503NWFT; COG:S): MSSRTDKDELEDTSSFASNDKIPGTSEDSDNRAGSPNEKHLTSSDGQNPHLSSYYEDFDTESLSSEARSADVGPQTQPVALKTEGSSRTRSSGARRASLSRSGSLSSYDSEALARKTSRLSVRDIYGDAQPDVISLRRTQSRKTIMKTLSSRLEKTDTYKDVPDISVPTTNFGKEFDDVDPELVTWDENDPEFPRNWSLKAKSMQTLIVALYTLISPMSSSVSSPASAEIAKDFGITNKSVQALTVSIMILAFAIGPLVIAPLSESDRIGRKPIMNLSIWIIFCFNLGCGFTKNTYSLCILRFLGGLGGCAALNVGAGTLADLFDDKTRNTAMAFYSICPSLGPVVSPIISGFVVQNLNWRWCFWILSIFNFAVAVVGTIFFKETYSPKLLHDRAVRLRKETGNENLHTIFDLANDVPRWLVIRYTMLRPVKLLTYHPMVIGLGSFMAFAYGFMYLMLVTFPKVFQGSYGFSVEISGLMFIPMGIGYILGTIVFTLLVQHFYDKLTAQNGGVPKPEYRLPCLVVSGVGLPMGLVIYGWSVQYKTHWMVPALGSGIFAFSFIAVFQTIQNYLIDMNPRFSASSVAAAAMFRSLFGFSFPLFATAMYDRLGYGWGNTMCAFIGLALGIPFPLFCLKYGERLRHWADRRMAKQQAAFDEKVFKVKNAA; encoded by the coding sequence ATGAGCTCCAGGACAGATAAagatgagttggaagacACTTCCTCCTTCGCAAGTAATGATAAGATACCCGGCACCAGTGAAGATAGTGACAATAGGGCGGGCAGCCCCAATGAAAAACACCTCACGTCATCCGATGGGCAGAATCCTCATTTAAGTTCATATTACGAAGATTTTGACACCGAAAGTCTTAGTAGTGAGGCCCGCTCAGCAGATGTGGGGCCCCAGACTCAACCAGTAGCCTTGAAAACTGAAGGTTCTTCGCGTACCAGGTCCCTGGGTGCGAGAAGGGCATCGCTCTCCAGATCTGGTTCTCTACTGTCTTACGACTCAGAAGCATTGGCCAGAAAAACGTCCCGGTTGTCAGTCAGAGACATCTATGGAGATGCTCAACCAGACGTCATTTCATTGAGACGGACACAATCCAGGAAGACCATTATGAAAACACTTAGCAGCAGATTGGAGAAGACTGACACCTATAAAGACGTGCCCGATATTTCTGTgcccaccaccaactttgGTAAAGAATTCGATGATGTGGACCCTGAGTTGGTGACGTGGGATGAAAACGACCCTGAATTCCCCAGAAATTGGAGCCTTAAAGCCAAGTCAATGCAGACTTTAATAGTGGCCCTTTACACCTTGATATCTCCCATGTCATCATCTGTATCGTCTCCAGCATCTGCTGAAATTGCCAAAGACTTTGGCATCACTAACAAGTCTGTTCAGGCCTTGACGGTGAGTATCATGATTCTTGCATTTGCAATTGGCCCTTTGGTAATTGCTCCATTGTCCGAGAGTGACAGAATTGGCCGGAAACCAATTATGAACCTATCGATTTGGATTATTTTCTGCTTCAACTTGGGATGTGGTTTCACTAAGAACACCTACCTGTTGTGTATTCTTCGGTTTTTGGGTGGGTTGGGTGGTTGTGCTGCTTTGAATGTAGGGGCAGGCACGTTGGCTGATTTATTTGATGATAAGACTAGAAACACCGCCATGGCATTCTACTCCATCTGCCCCAGTTTAGGACCGGTGGTATCACCCATTATATCTGGGTTTGTGGTCCAGAACCTCAACTGGaggtggtgtttttggatatTAAGtatcttcaactttgcGGTGGCAGTGGTGGGAACtatttttttcaaagaaacCTACTCTCCAAAGCTCTTGCACGATAGAGCAGTAAGGTTGAGAAAGGAAACTGGTAATGAAAACTTGCACACTATTTTtgacttggccaatgaTGTCCCCAGGTGGCTTGTTATTAGGTACACCATGTTGAGACCTGTTAAGTTATTGACGTATCATCCTATGGTTATTGGGTTAGGTTCTTTCATGGCTTTCGCATACGGATTCATGTACTTGATGCTTGTGACATTTCCTAAAGTTTTCCAAGGGTCTTATGGATTCTCTGTTGAGATATCGGGTTTGATGTTCATACCTATGGGGATTGGGTATATATTAGGAACAATTGTGTTTACGCTTTTGGTGCAACACTTTTACGATAAGCTCACGGCCCAAAATGGTGGGGTCCCCAAACCAGAATATAGACTTCCCTGTTTGGTGGTTTCAGGAGTAGGGTTGCCCATGGGGTTGGTGATCTATGGATGGTCGGTGCAATATAAAACCCACTGGATGGTTCCTGCATTGGGTTCGGGGATTTTTGCCTTTTCTTTCATTGCCGTGTTTCAGACCATCCAGAACTACTTAATTGACATGAACCCAAGATTCAGTGCTTCTTCGGTGGCGGCAGCTGCCATGTTCAGATCATTATTCGGGTTTTCATTCCCTTTGTTCGCCACCGCAATGTACGATAGGTTGGGTTATGGTTGGGGTAATACCATGTGTGCATTTATTGGGTTGGCATTAGGAATTCCCTTCCCACtcttttgtttgaaatACGGTGAAAGATTGAGACACTGGGCCGATAGGAGAATGGCCAAACAACAAGCTGCATTTGACGAAAAGGTTTTTAAAGTCAAAAATGCAGCATAG